CACTCCCGCTTTCAGGCTCCGCATCCCTGGAAGGGTGAGCTTCATTCATTTCCGGGCTACTCTTAGCATTTTCAAAATGACCTTTAAGATCCTTTTCCTTAAGATCATGCATCAACCCTTTACCTGGTTCACGCTTGACCACGGTGCCGGCCTCGACCAGAACATCGGGCTCAATTCCTTTAGCCTGAATTGAACGTCCGCTCGGGGTGTAATAAAGTGAAGTTGTCAGGCGTACGGCGGAACCATCCTCAAGCGGGATAATGGTCTGCACCGAACCCTTGCCAAACGTCGGCGTCCCCATGACCAAGCCCCTTTTATGATCCTGCAGAGCCCCGGCAACAATTTCGGAAGCACTGGCGCTGCCACCGTTAACCAAGACCACAATCGGGTAATCACCCTCGGTACCATCATCATGGGCCTGATAACGCATATTCTGTTTGCTGATCCGACCGTCGGTATAGACAATCAGACCTGATTTAAGAAAATAATCTGAAACCGCCACGGCCTGCTGCAATAAACCGCCGGGATTATTACGCAGATCAAGCACCAGGCCGGATAACTGATGCTCGTCTTTAAGCTCTTTCAATTTCAGGTTGAGATCGCTGCTGGTCCGGGTCTGGAACTGAGTCAGACGAACATAGGCAATGTCATCGGACAGCATTTTAGCCTTGACGCTGACGACGTTGATAATATCGCGGACAATGGTCACATCCTGCAGAGAAAGGGCCCCTTTACGCATGATTGAAATGGTTATTTTGGTTCCCTTGGGACCTCGCATTTTTTTAACCGCCTCCATCAGGGTCAAATCCTTGCTCAACTCCCCATCGATCTTGATGATCCGATCACCGGCTTCTATACCGGCGCGAAAGGCGGGAGTATCCTCGATTGGTGAAACCACGGTCAGGACTCCGTCACGAATGGTTATTTCAATGCCGAGACCGCCAAAAGAACCGCTGGTTTCAACCTGGGTTTCCTTGAACATATCGGGAGGCATAAAACTCGAGTGGGGATCAAGATCCGCCAGCATTCCCTTGATCGAACCATACACCAGCTTTTTAACCTCAACCTCTTCAACATAATTTTTCTGTACCAGATTCAAGGTGTCGGTAAATAGTTTTATATATTCGTACGGGCTTCTGAACTGATCTT
The genomic region above belongs to Pseudomonadota bacterium and contains:
- a CDS encoding S41 family peptidase encodes the protein MIEKHKGKSIAFAVFLALAVFLLVYLGALPGNSRAREEGSEDQFRSPYEYIKLFTDTLNLVQKNYVEEVEVKKLVYGSIKGMLADLDPHSSFMPPDMFKETQVETSGSFGGLGIEITIRDGVLTVVSPIEDTPAFRAGIEAGDRIIKIDGELSKDLTLMEAVKKMRGPKGTKITISIMRKGALSLQDVTIVRDIINVVSVKAKMLSDDIAYVRLTQFQTRTSSDLNLKLKELKDEHQLSGLVLDLRNNPGGLLQQAVAVSDYFLKSGLIVYTDGRISKQNMRYQAHDDGTEGDYPIVVLVNGGSASASEIVAGALQDHKRGLVMGTPTFGKGSVQTIIPLEDGSAVRLTTSLYYTPSGRSIQAKGIEPDVLVEAGTVVKREPGKGLMHDLKEKDLKGHFENAKSSPEMNEAHPSRDAEPESGSGIRPEAESEGGAESAAAAAGEDWRNDIQVVRALELLQGWKVFRQLDNNR